The following are encoded together in the Anopheles nili chromosome 3, idAnoNiliSN_F5_01, whole genome shotgun sequence genome:
- the LOC128725408 gene encoding cysteine dioxygenase type 1: MTSLAVMEVNNNNNTKSSNGGTESESSEKYLRELTKTFTGIDKPLKNARKCETLTDLIGELRRTFDADHVNIEYVNHLMLSYQSNPAEWRKFAKFDRYRYTRNLVDVGNGKYNLMILCWNEGHASAIHDHADSHCFMKMLKGQLAETRYAWPKDATVNEDTKVADIGNGQTADGEVEYNGDELEELSRSTMETNGVCYINDTLGLHRVENPSHTDVAVSLHLYCPPFDVCSIFNKQNGKRTKCNVTFWSKFGKREPMNIN, translated from the exons ATGACGTCACTGGCTGTGATGGAagtgaacaacaacaacaacaccaagtCCAGCAACGGTGGAACGGAGTCTGAGAGCAGCGAAAAATATCTCCGCGAGCTGACGAAAACCTTCACTGGCATCGACAAACCGCTGAAGAACGCGCGAAAGTGCGAAACGTTGACCGACCTGATCGGTGAACTGCGCAGGACCTTCGACGCGGATCACGTCAACATCGAGTACGTGAACCATCTGATGCTGAGCTACCAATCGAACCCGGCCGAGTGGCGAAAGTTTGCCAAATTCGACCGTTATCG CTACACGAGGAACCTGGTGGATGTTGGAAACGGCAAGTACAACCTGATGATTCTCTGCTGGAACGAAGGACACGCGTCGGCAATCCACGATCACGCCGATTCGCATTGCTTCATGAAAATGCTTAAGGGTCAGCTGGCGGAAACGCGGTACGCCTGGCCGAAGGATGCGACGGTGAACGAGGACACTAAGGTTGCGGACATCGGTAACGGTCAGACGGCGGATGGTGAGGTCGAGTACAATGGGGACGAGCTGGAGGAGCTGTCCAGGAGCACGATGGAAACGAACGGAGTGTGCTACATTAACGACACGCTTGGGCTgcatcgggtggaaaatccaagCCACACGGATGTAGCCGTATCCTTGCACCTGTACTGTCCTCCGTTTGACGTGTGCTCcattttcaacaaacaaaatggcaaacgCACTAAGTGCAATGTTACGTTTTGGAGCAAATTTGGCAAACGAGAGCCAATG aACATCAACTAA
- the LOC128726359 gene encoding craniofacial development protein 1 translates to MNQEDYPSDSDASDEDFRPDKEEAETGSEVETDDDEPAECDEQLEKNAVAPNGIKRKRKLPAKGRKKSKTSDKAVKAQEKAHQSDNEENEELNEEEEKRRTDALWADFLGGGSNSASTATEAKDTTYGRNSKTKPEPKNPVVVTKPTPKPSEVEKDKATVAQLFEFAGEQILLTQENNSKSAISSDKEQVPTLASVSKTVAPKGIPSRGISGSSGGLGAVLSQISKKNKLTTLEKTKLDWTSFKRQEGIEEELHTHNKGKDGFLERRDFLERTDVRQFEIEKSFRQTKRSNR, encoded by the coding sequence ATGAACCAGGAAGACTACCCTAGCGACAGTGATGCTAGCGATGAAGATTTCCGTCCCGACAAGGAGGAGGCAGAAACCGGAAGTGAAGTCGAAacggacgacgacgaaccCGCGGAATGCGATGAACAACTAGAGAAAAATGCAGTTGCCCCGAACGGTATCAAGCGGAAACGAAAGCTACCAGCAAAGGGCAGGAAAAAATCTAAAACTTCAGATAAGGCGGTAAAAGCTCAAGAAAAAGCTCATCAATCGGATAACGAAGAGAACGAGGAGCTAAatgaggaagaagaaaaaaggagaacggATGCCTTGTGGGCTGATTTTCTTGGAGGTGGTAGCAACAGCGCTAGCACTGCTACCGAAGCAAAAGACACAACATACGGGAgaaatagcaaaacaaaacccgaaccCAAAAACCCGGTTGTAGTTACAAAACCGACACCAAAGCCTAGCGAGGTCGAAAAGGATAAAGCTACAGTTGCGCAGCTCTTTGAGTTTGCCGGTGAACAGATACTTCTAACCCAGGAAAACAATAGTAAGTCCGCCATCAGCAGCGATAAAGAACAGGTACCAACTTTGGCTTCGGTTTCAAAAACAGTGGCACCGAAAGGAATTCCTTCGCGTGGGATCAGCGGTAGCAGTGGTGGTTTGGGGGCAGTATTAAGTCAAAttagcaagaaaaacaaactaacaaCTCTGGAGAAAACGAAACTAGACTGGACCAGCTTCAAGCGGCAGGAAGGGATTGAAGAAGAGCTTCATACCCACAATAAAGGCAAAGATGGGTTCCTTGAACGCCGTGACTTTTTAGAACGGACCGATGTTCGGCAGTTCGAGATCGAAAAGTCGTTCCGGCAGACGAAACGAAGTAATCGATAA
- the LOC128723611 gene encoding transmembrane protein 170B, protein MYYGKDSTGGGLSELDTIANVIGLKGVGTSSLRTFVEMWYHIFLWALFSSIFVHTCAAVIAFVTLRKHKFGRFFSIFIIVMGVLSPVTGGIVSSTVIAFVHRASNFQMSPIVAMIWGVGQTIVSACFGFTRILATL, encoded by the coding sequence ATGTACTATGGCAAGGATAGCACTGGCGGTGGTCTCTCGGAGCTGGACACGATAGCGAACGTGATCGGGCTGAAGGGCGTGGGTACGTCCTCCCTGCGCACCTTCGTCGAGATGTGGTATCACATATTCCTATGGGCgcttttttcatccatcttCGTGCACACGTGCGCCGCTGTTATCGCATTCGTGACGCTGCGAAAGCACAAATTTGGCCGATTCTTTTCGATCTTCATCATCGTAATGGGCGTCCTGTCACCGGTGACGGGAGGCATCGTCAGCAGCACCGTCATTGCCTTTGTACACAGAGCCTCCAATTTTCAGATGTCCCCGATCGTTGCCATGATCTGGGGCGTCGGTCAGACGATCGTGTCCGCCTGTTTCGGGTTTACGCGCATTCTGGCCACCCTGTAA
- the LOC128726380 gene encoding H/ACA ribonucleoprotein complex subunit 3, producing MYLMYDVNVNGERVYTLKKHNALGTPTQSAHPARFSPEDKYSRYRIIIKKRFGLLLTQKPEPIY from the exons atgtaTTTGATGTACGATGTAAATGTAAACGGTGAAAGAGTGTACACGTTGAAG AAACACAACGCATTGGGTACTCCGACTCAATCGGCTCACCCGGCACGATTCTCGCCAGAGGATAAGTACTCTCGTTATCGCATCATCATCAAGAAACGGTTCGGATTATTGCTGACACAAAAGCCTGAACCTATTTACTGA
- the LOC128724460 gene encoding transmembrane protein 223, translating into MPCRLLSQPAANRVYDINTKVPKDVMLFKYENPRFFKMLNIFAVSQFLFWGYLCHFSYTTLKDAPVQDDGKEDLPWYKRINLGENKYRNSIAIMCFFIGYGILVASWMFTLRSVRYLVLRKGGEKVSFVTYAPFGTNRIMDVPLKCVSAQESREAARVTVPIKVKNRTLFYVLDMRGEFMNSKLYDYTVGMGRKLK; encoded by the exons ATGCCGTGCCGGTTGTTGTCGCAACCGGCGGCAAATCGCGTCTACGATATCAACACCAAAGTTCCAAAGGATGTGATGCTGTTCAAGTACGAAAATCCACGCTTCTTCAAAATGCTCAACATTTTCGCTGTGTCACAGTTCCTTTTCTGGGGCTATCTGTGTCATTTTTCATACACCACGCTCAAGGATGCCCCGGTACAGGACGATGGAAAAGAGGATCTGCCCTGGTACAAGAGGATAAATCTTGGGGAAAACAAGTACCGCAATAGCATAGCAATAATGTGCTTTTTTATAG GTTACGGAATTTTAGTTGCTTCTTGGATGTTCACACTACGCTCCGTGAGGTATTTAGTGCTGCGCAAAGGGGGAGAGAAGGTAAGCTTTGTGACATACGCCCCTTTCGGCACCAATCGGATAATGGATGTTCCGCTGAAGTGCGTTTCCGCCCAAGAATCAAGGGAAGCTGCCCGTGTCACTGTTCCGATTAaggtgaaaaatcgaaccctTTTCTATGTGCTGGACATGCGAGGTGAATTCATGAATTCTAAACTGTACGACTACACGGTAGGAATGGGAAGAAAACTAAAATGA
- the LOC128724461 gene encoding activating transcription factor 7-interacting protein 1: MMDIDQPIPSANDDKMESVSVLREVENKSPNSLVQENDDLPPLLISDSEDDEPAVTNAPEEKKQIEDKGESCLSSDISGICPLDETAKDVKVEKNKSTDSRSAKDTPSENASTKAIVVADDIVENMTENIDLTEASSAEESMISDPGGETSIKKDKKPTKFVKDCSKMTAQELLQSLIGEQEENITSKTTVDNDDEQASSDRSDLIKLNDTSLKHQSKEENTLDKTVRSSMDESARLPINETSTGSPQSDLKLSEDTEANLGEAARLENTSDDRHPVVDAAERTLLAAKDCNHDESVAPELSTEFQTSDISLKDCAKSPSAIDEECMVEEIPNLPATQQANDVVENTAVSHSPNSGRNENPVVDDLELPEARENNDNQIEEPMDFDDPDNSEPPRKKLRPSDEFLSDTDNQAVNDERNTEKDENDCVGSDITNSKDFVGGQRKVGEETAENNDAQSSNENDEISKPAQAQVNPSKDLSGPIEILVIDDEDEEIENKSEKNVIVAADNDKNDTTKLASESGSEGSKEGQVGNPRNIIAESLRAEFLKRFSKPINQMNRYDLEQLVLQKVSESIMYKSEVADLRRQISRQEQMLQGFKRKLMDMTKHYDDLKIVTERAVTDLKKRAKSFVAPVKITRAVGLQVHKPIAFDQGVPPPFRSPQKNPSEASSPIVIMAAPPASEIIDVSTHQKLQERSRDATPKSMSNVGGQRQVSAKQNRQSIPGNLPPLNAIKTTSSITNSPALNGMVRANKSHGARSLNGVPVVNSTTNASSRVAVPPINNNVVTTTPTHTATANNTIVNSNSNSESNFNTSGSDASVRKKSLHKITPMRPYLSPYQQAQQEKQVRQHQELLVQQIHEQNQQAQRKAQLNAQQDHLTGGNTDSRNSTEGGTPRQRPAFNMPPGRLVTGAVQSSNTQATTGCPSRTSSSVVSSTTPTAVSRSKSANTTVSPSPVDSLIDLTDEDESTRNAQGVVTSKRPKLTANGTQTLASSTHLTPGSTAAVASNQLVRLTQGAMRPQQRVSTTDGAVPAAMNATATVVYQHNGSVVRTTVPKRPAATIWHPVRMAGQTNQRPRVPSTADQGLMKKRMVTKMPSQINSVLVPLPSPGPQPSNPMWKLSPPQPTICVNNVQTGIVISWSMPTLGDQHEVIDNYQIYAYQVSNSGGTDEWRHVGDVRALLLPMAVTLTQFQEGQRYHFAVRAIDVHKRVGAFSEPRTWNDTNVSNI, from the exons ATGATGGATATTGACCAACCGATTCCTTCGGCAAACGACGATAAAATGGAATCCGTATCGGTATTAAGAGAAgttgaaaataaatctccCAATTCTTTGGTGCAAGAAAACGATGATCTGCCACCGCTCTTGATCAGCGACAGTGAAGACGATGAGCCGGCAGTAACAAATGCTCcggaggagaaaaaacaaatcgagGATAAGGGAGAGAGTTGTTTATCTTCAGACATTTCTGGCATTTGTCCCCTCGACGAAACTGCGAAAGATGTAAAAgtggaaaagaacaaaagTACAGACAGCAGAAGCGCAAAAGATACACCATCTGAAAATGCATCCACCAAAGCCATTGTGGTGGCTGACGATATTGTGGAAAACATGACCGAGAACATAGATTTAACAGAAGCATCCAGCGCCGAAGAATCTATGATCAGTGATCCTGGTGGTGAAACGAGTATCAAAAAAGATAAGAAACCTACCAAATTTGTTAAAGATTGCTCAAAAATGACGGCCCAAGAATTATTGCAATCGTTAATTGGCGAACAGGAGGAGAATATTACATCCAAAACAACGGTTGATAATGACGATGAGCAGGCGTCCTCAGATCGTAGtgatttgattaaattaaatgataCATCTTTGAAGCATCAATCGAAGGAGGAGAATACGCTCGATAAAACAGTTCGTTCATCAATGGATGAAAGTGCTCGTTTACCCATAAACGAAACGTCTACTGGCAGCCCTCAGAGTGATCTGAAACTATCAGAAGATACTGAAGCAAACTTGGGTGAGGCTGCCAGGTTAGAAAATACTTCTGACGATCGTCATCCTGTTGTAGATGCTGCTGAAAGGACATTGCTTGCCGCAAAAGATTGCAATCATGACGAATCCGTTGCACCTGAGCTTTCAACTGAATTCCAAACCTCGGATATTTCGCTTAAGGATTGTGCAAAATCTCCCAGTGCCATAGATGAAGAGTGCATGGTAGAAGAGATTCCTAACTTGCCAGCAACCCAACAGGCCAATGACGTGGTTGAAAATACCGCAGTCAGCCACTCTCCGAATAgtggaagaaacgaaaatccggttgttgatgatttggAACTGCCCGAAGCTAGGGAGAACAATGATAATCAAATCGAGGAACCGATGGACTTCGATGACCCGGATAACTCTGAACCACCAAGAAAAAAGCTTCGACCATCGGATGAATTTTTGAGTGACACGGACAATCAAGCTGTAAACGATGAACGAAATACTgagaaagatgaaaatgatTGTGTCGGCAGTGACATTACAAACTCAAAAGATTTTGTTGGTGGACAACGAAAAGTTGGTGAGGAAACGGCAGAAAACAATGATGCGCAAAGCAGTaacgaaaatgatgaaatatcTAAACCAGCGCAAGCACAAGTTAATCCATCAAAAGATTTATCCGGTCCAATAGAAATATTAGTAAtagatgatgaagatgaagaaattgaaaataaaagcgaaaagaatGTTATTGTTGCAGCagataatgataaaaatgacacTACTAAACTCGCAAGTGAATCAGGTTCCGAAGGTTCAAAAGAAGGACAAGTTGGTAATCCACGAAACATAATAGCAGAGTCGTTGAGAGCGGAATTTCTTAAGCGGTTTTCCAAACCAATCAATCAAATGAATCGCTACGACTTAGAACAATTGGTGTTACAGAAAGTAAGCGAGTCCATAATGTATAAATCTGAAGTAGCAGATCTGAGGCGACAGATCAGTCGCCAAGAGCAAATGCTCCAAGGATTTAAGAGAAAGCTGATGGACATGACCAAGCATTACGATGATTTAAAAATCGTAACGGAACGTGCGGTGACGGACTTGAAAAAACGAGCCAAGTCTTTTGTGGCTCCCGTAAAAATTACTCGTGCCGTTGGTCTGCAAGTACACAAACCAATAGCATTTGATCAGGGCGTGCCACCTCCTTTTCGCTcaccacaaaaaaatcccagTGAAGCGTCGTCGCCCATTGTTATTATGGCTGCACCGCCTGCTAGCGAAATTATTGATGTTAGTACGCATCAGAAATTGCAAGAACGATCGCGAGACGCAACTCCAAAATCGATGTCTAATGTCGGTGGTCAGCGTCAAGTTTCGGCAAAACAGAATCGACAATCGATTCCGGGTAACCTACCTCCGTTGAACGCCATAAAAACGACTTCGTCGATTACAAACAGCCCAGCGTTGAACGGCATGGTTCGAGCAAATAAATCTCATGGTGCCAGATCACTAAACGGTGTTCCAGTCGTAAATTCTACAACCAACGCATCCAGCAGGGTAGCAGTACCACCCATCAACAATAACGTAGTTACCACAACACCGACGCACACTGCCACTGCTAACAATACTATTGTGAATTCAAATAGCAATAGTGAGAGTAATTTTAACACCAGCGGTTCCGACGCCAGTGTGCGGAAAAAGTCTCTCCACAAAATTACGCCAATGCGGCCATATTTGTCCCCATACCAGCAAGCGCAACAGGAAAAACAAGTCCGGCAGCATCAAGAGTTACTCGTGCAGCAAATTCACGAGCAAAATCAACAAGCGCAACGCAAAGCGCAGCTTAATGC gCAACAGGATCATTTGACGGGAGGAAACACCGACTCTCGGAATTCAACAGAGGGAGGAACTCCTCGACAACGTCCTGCTTTCAATATGCCTCCAGGACGGTTGGTAACAGGCGCCGTACAATCTAGCAATACACAAGCTACCACTGGTTGCCCTTCGCGAACTTCATCCTCCGTTGTAAGCTCCACTACGCCAACAGCAGTGAGCAGATCAAAATCAGCAAATACGACAGTTTCACCATCGCCAGTTGATTCATTAATTGATCTTACGGATGAGGATGAGTCAACCCGTAATGCACAAGGCGTTGTTACGTCTAAGCGACCTAAACTGACTGCTAACGGTACGCAAACATTAGCAAGCTCCACGCATTTGACACCTGGATCAACTGCAGCAGTGGCTTCGAATCAGTTGGTACGGCTTACCCAAGGTGCAATGCGACCTCAGCAGCGAGTAAGCACTACTGACGGTGCTGTTCCCGCGGCAATGAATGCCACAGCGACGGTTGTGTACCAGCATAATGGTTCTGTGGTTCGTACAACGGTACCGAAACGACCTGCTGCAACGATTTGGCATCCTGTTCGAATGGCTGGCCAAACAAATCAACGGCCAAGAGTTCCATCTACAG ctgatCAAGGCTTAATGAAGAAACGCATGGTGACGAAAATGCCTTCTCAAATAAATAGCGTTCTTGTACCGCTTCCATCACCGGGACCACAGCCGAGCAATCCAATGTGGAAGCTGTCGCCACCTCAGCCAACTATTTGCGTGAATAACGTGCAAACTGGAATCGTTATATCTTGGTCGATGCCAACGCTAGGCGACCAGCATGAAGTCATTGACAATTACCAGATTTATGCGTATCAGGTATCCAACTCGGGAGGAACGGATGAATGGCGGCATGTCGGCGATGTACGGGCTCTTCTACTGCCGATGGCGGTTACTCTAACGCAATTCCAAGAGGGTCAGCGTTATCATTTTGCGGTGCGCGCTATTGATGTGCACAAGCGTGTTGGAGCATTCAGCGAACCGCGCACATGGAACGATACTAACGTGTCTAACATTTAA